In Acidobacteriota bacterium, one genomic interval encodes:
- a CDS encoding sulfatase-like hydrolase/transferase has translation MKIMLALVLALWMLYGGSEFHASQREGPAEETQENPGAEDAKGSGAAEEGGEVEEVKEGEEVEEEEPPRPPNVLLILVDDLGYGDLSSSGAEDLQTPHIDALVESGMRFNQFYANSTVGAPTRAALLTGRYPDLVGVPGNIRPEPERSWGYLNPEATLLPGLLQQAGYQTALIGKWHLGLESPNLPNERGFHLFRGFLADRMDDYFLHTRRGVNHMRFNAETIEPAGHATDLFTQWAIDYLMDRAEDDQPFFLLLAYNAPRAPAQPPPFHLERLAQRSGGLSEKRARLVALIEHLDEGIGMVMEALRENGQDSETLVLFTSDNGGDLRAEANCGDLRGGKREMYEGGIRVPLVVVWPEKIRPGTTSNRLALTMDLFPTICTVAGLTVESETDGVSLFRTLVGQMAPPIERTLHWVRREGGRLHQGQDYYAVRQGHWKLLQNSPFEPFKLFNVREDPLEEHDLAEQEPRVVSRLSRILRLRIQKAGAVPWQPGPPPPSESEVPSEPEAQSDSEASTILP, from the coding sequence ATGAAGATCATGCTTGCGCTGGTGCTTGCCCTGTGGATGCTTTACGGGGGTTCGGAATTCCACGCCTCCCAGCGCGAGGGCCCGGCGGAGGAGACTCAAGAGAATCCAGGCGCTGAGGATGCCAAGGGTTCCGGAGCGGCCGAGGAAGGTGGAGAAGTTGAAGAAGTTAAAGAAGGTGAAGAAGTTGAAGAAGAGGAGCCGCCTCGTCCCCCCAACGTCCTGTTGATCCTGGTGGATGATCTGGGCTATGGGGACCTGTCCAGTTCGGGCGCGGAGGACTTGCAGACCCCTCACATCGACGCTCTGGTCGAATCGGGCATGCGCTTCAATCAATTTTATGCGAATTCGACGGTGGGAGCTCCCACCCGCGCGGCACTCTTGACCGGAAGGTACCCTGACCTGGTAGGAGTCCCGGGAAACATTCGGCCCGAGCCCGAGAGGAGTTGGGGCTACCTGAATCCGGAGGCAACGCTGCTTCCCGGTTTGCTGCAGCAGGCGGGATACCAGACCGCCCTGATCGGCAAGTGGCATCTGGGTCTGGAATCGCCCAATCTCCCCAACGAGCGGGGATTCCACCTGTTCCGGGGGTTTTTGGCCGACCGGATGGACGACTATTTCCTTCACACGCGCCGCGGCGTGAACCACATGCGGTTCAATGCAGAGACCATCGAGCCGGCCGGACATGCCACCGACCTCTTCACCCAATGGGCGATCGACTATCTGATGGATCGGGCAGAGGACGACCAGCCGTTTTTTCTCCTTCTTGCCTACAATGCCCCTCGTGCGCCGGCTCAACCGCCGCCTTTCCACCTGGAGCGGCTGGCGCAGCGGAGTGGGGGGCTGAGCGAAAAACGGGCCCGTTTGGTGGCTCTCATCGAGCATCTGGATGAGGGAATCGGAATGGTGATGGAGGCGCTCCGGGAAAACGGGCAGGACAGCGAAACCCTGGTGTTGTTTACCAGTGACAATGGCGGGGACCTGCGGGCGGAAGCCAACTGCGGGGACCTGCGGGGTGGAAAGAGGGAGATGTACGAGGGAGGGATTCGGGTACCGCTGGTGGTGGTCTGGCCGGAGAAAATCCGTCCCGGCACTACCTCCAACCGGCTGGCGCTGACCATGGATCTTTTCCCGACCATCTGTACGGTGGCGGGGCTGACGGTGGAGTCGGAGACCGACGGAGTGTCCCTGTTCAGAACCCTGGTGGGGCAAATGGCGCCGCCGATCGAACGCACCCTCCATTGGGTTCGCCGGGAGGGAGGGCGACTCCACCAGGGACAAGACTACTATGCGGTCCGCCAGGGGCACTGGAAGCTGCTGCAGAACTCACCCTTCGAGCCCTTCAAGCTGTTCAATGTGAGGGAGGACCCCCTGGAAGAACACGACCTTGCCGAACAGGAGCCCCGCGTGGTTTCCAGGCTCTCGCGCATTCTTCGACTGCGGATCCAAAAGGCCGGCGCCGTTCCCTGGCAACCCGGGCCGCCCCCTCCGTCCGAGTCGGAAGTCCCGTCCGAGCCGGAAGCTCAGTCCGATTCGGAAGCTTCCACGATCTTGCCGTAG
- a CDS encoding carbon-nitrogen hydrolase family protein, with amino-acid sequence MPEKFTLAGVQMDPTLMDKEANLAGMIDSVEIAVAKQARLVVFPECALTGYCFESLQEALPYAESIPGPSTQLLAGLCHRTRAYLVLGMLEKDGDRCFNAAVLIGPEGVVGKYRKVHLPYLGVDRFVDPGDLGFGVHQTSLGRIGLNICYDGSFPESARTMALQGADMILLPTNWPTGAEEFAEFLVNARGLENKVYSVAVNRVGRERGFRFIGTSRIADPSGRTLALAGPEDEDIIFAEIDPSAARDKHITRVPGKHEINRFKDRRPQYYGKIVEASESD; translated from the coding sequence ATGCCTGAAAAATTCACGCTGGCCGGGGTGCAGATGGACCCCACCCTGATGGACAAGGAGGCCAACCTGGCGGGGATGATCGATTCGGTGGAGATCGCCGTCGCCAAGCAGGCTCGACTGGTGGTTTTTCCCGAATGCGCCCTGACGGGTTACTGTTTCGAAAGCCTCCAGGAAGCCCTTCCCTACGCCGAATCCATTCCCGGGCCTTCCACTCAACTTTTGGCCGGTCTCTGCCACAGAACCCGGGCCTACCTGGTTCTGGGGATGCTGGAGAAAGACGGTGACCGCTGCTTCAATGCGGCGGTCTTGATTGGACCGGAGGGGGTGGTGGGCAAGTACCGCAAGGTGCATCTACCCTATTTGGGAGTGGACCGCTTCGTGGACCCTGGAGATCTGGGTTTCGGGGTGCACCAGACCTCTCTTGGACGCATCGGGCTCAACATCTGCTACGACGGATCCTTCCCGGAGAGCGCGCGCACCATGGCACTCCAGGGAGCCGACATGATTCTGCTTCCAACCAACTGGCCCACGGGGGCGGAGGAGTTCGCCGAGTTTCTGGTCAACGCCAGGGGCCTGGAAAACAAGGTGTATTCGGTGGCGGTCAATCGGGTCGGCCGGGAGAGAGGGTTTCGCTTCATCGGCACAAGCCGTATCGCCGATCCCTCGGGCCGGACGTTGGCCCTGGCCGGCCCCGAGGATGAAGACATCATCTTCGCTGAAATCGATCCCTCTGCCGCTCGCGACAAGCACATCACCCGCGTTCCCGGCAAACACGAAATCAACCGCTTCAAGGACCGCAGGCCCCAGTACTACGGCAAGATCGTGGAAGCTTCCGAATCGGACTGA
- a CDS encoding carbon-nitrogen hydrolase family protein, with protein MRAGRPRSRVGAFQAIRGIPRHSFQPFVHTRPMESTKTPEKFTLAGVQMDPTLMDKEANLAGMIDSVEIAVAKQARLVVFPECALTGYCFESLQEALPYAESIPGPSTQLLAGLCHRTRAYLVLGMLEKDGDRCFNAAVLIGPEGVVGKYRKVHLPCLGVDRFVDPGDLGFGVHRTPLGRIGLNICYDGSFPESARIMALRGADMVLLPTNWTAAAKEFAEFLVNARGLENKVYSVAVNRVGQERGFGFIGTSRIADPSGRTLALAGPEEEDIIFAEIDPSIARDKHITRVPGKHEINRFTDRRPQYYGKIVEASDPDPGTFTTTRLHQHAFYSGGDNA; from the coding sequence ATGCGGGCGGGACGCCCGCGCTCCCGGGTGGGCGCATTCCAGGCCATCCGGGGTATCCCCAGGCACTCATTTCAACCCTTCGTCCATACTCGACCCATGGAATCGACGAAGACGCCTGAAAAATTCACGCTGGCCGGGGTGCAGATGGACCCCACCCTGATGGACAAGGAGGCCAACCTGGCGGGGATGATCGATTCGGTGGAGATCGCCGTCGCCAAGCAGGCTCGACTGGTGGTTTTTCCCGAATGCGCCCTGACGGGTTACTGTTTCGAAAGCCTCCAGGAAGCCCTTCCCTACGCTGAATCCATCCCCGGTCCCTCCACCCAGCTCCTGGCAGGTCTCTGCCACAGAACCCGAGCCTACCTGGTTCTGGGGATGCTGGAAAAGGACGGGGACCGCTGCTTCAATGCGGCGGTCTTGATTGGACCGGAGGGGGTGGTGGGCAAATACCGCAAGGTGCATCTGCCCTGTCTGGGAGTGGACCGCTTCGTGGACCCCGGAGATCTCGGTTTCGGGGTGCACCGGACCCCTCTGGGACGTATCGGCCTCAACATCTGCTACGACGGATCCTTTCCCGAGAGCGCACGCATCATGGCACTTCGGGGAGCCGACATGGTTCTGCTGCCAACCAACTGGACCGCGGCGGCCAAGGAGTTCGCCGAGTTTCTGGTCAACGCCAGAGGCCTGGAGAACAAGGTGTATTCGGTGGCGGTCAATCGGGTCGGCCAGGAGAGAGGGTTTGGCTTCATCGGCACAAGCCGTATCGCCGACCCCTCGGGCCGGACCCTGGCCCTGGCCGGTCCCGAGGAAGAGGACATCATCTTCGCTGAAATCGATCCCTCCATCGCTCGCGACAAGCACATCACCCGCGTTCCCGGCAAACACGAAATCAACCGCTTCACGGATCGCCGCCCCCAGTACTACGGCAAGATCGTGGAAGCTTCCGACCCGGACCCGGGAACATTCACCACAACCCGTCTACATCAGCACGCCTTTTATAGCGGAGGTGACAATGCCTGA
- the tadA gene encoding tRNA adenosine(34) deaminase TadA, whose product MSHQDPPIADPFMEMALRLARKAFSMNEVPVGAVVVVDGNVVGRGYNQSITRSDPTAHAEVVALRQAARSVGNYRLTSATIYCTLEPCAMCAGSLVWARVQRLVYGAKDRKAGAVDSHLRLFESGSVNHRVEVVSGVGEAESVKLLQEFFRLRR is encoded by the coding sequence GTGAGCCATCAGGACCCGCCCATAGCCGATCCTTTCATGGAAATGGCCCTGCGCCTGGCCCGAAAGGCTTTCTCGATGAACGAGGTCCCGGTGGGGGCAGTGGTGGTGGTGGATGGCAACGTGGTGGGACGGGGCTATAACCAGAGTATCACCCGATCAGATCCGACGGCCCACGCCGAGGTGGTGGCCCTGCGCCAGGCTGCCAGAAGCGTGGGGAATTACCGTTTGACTTCAGCGACGATTTATTGCACCTTGGAGCCGTGTGCCATGTGTGCCGGCAGCCTGGTGTGGGCCCGGGTCCAACGCCTCGTCTACGGCGCCAAAGACCGCAAGGCCGGCGCGGTCGATTCCCATCTCCGGCTGTTCGAATCGGGATCGGTCAACCACCGGGTGGAGGTGGTGTCGGGGGTCGGGGAAGCCGAATCCGTCAAGCTGTTGCAGGAGTTCTTCCGGCTTCGGCGCTAG